The following proteins are co-located in the Chryseobacterium daecheongense genome:
- a CDS encoding porin family protein: MKKLILGFAFAGSLFINAQEKTKSLSRITFGVKAGFNASTLTENNVEYENDQKFKIGINAGGFVNIPIAEKFSVQPEVLFSQGGSKTKDIFKYYSDNYSFKQEYDYKMTLNYIVLPLMLQYNILPKFYVEAGPEFGLLLGGKSKGNGTYTQTSGNNTTTSTQEFSNKLIMDLYNRFNFGIGVGAGYYFTNNFGITARFTAGITDILKNNSGDSFRNNALQIGVAYKFK, encoded by the coding sequence ATGAAAAAACTAATCTTAGGATTTGCATTTGCAGGAAGCCTTTTTATCAATGCACAGGAAAAGACTAAATCACTTTCCCGGATTACATTTGGAGTTAAAGCTGGATTTAATGCTTCCACTTTAACAGAGAATAACGTTGAATATGAAAATGATCAAAAGTTCAAAATAGGGATTAATGCAGGAGGTTTTGTTAATATTCCAATAGCTGAGAAATTCAGTGTTCAGCCTGAAGTGCTTTTCAGTCAGGGAGGCTCTAAAACAAAAGATATTTTTAAATATTATTCGGACAATTATAGTTTTAAACAGGAATATGATTATAAAATGACATTAAATTATATTGTTCTTCCTTTAATGTTACAATATAATATTCTTCCCAAATTTTATGTAGAAGCAGGCCCTGAATTCGGATTATTACTAGGCGGTAAATCAAAAGGCAATGGGACTTATACACAAACTTCCGGAAATAATACTACAACCAGTACTCAAGAATTTTCTAACAAGCTTATAATGGATCTTTATAATAGATTTAATTTTGGAATTGGTGTAGGAGCAGGATATTATTTTACAAATAATTTCGGGATAACAGCCAGATTTACTGCTGGGATTACCGATATTTTAAAAAATAATTCAGGAGACTCGTTTAGGAATAATGCATTGCAGATAGGTGTAGCCTACAAATTCAAATAA
- a CDS encoding PDDEXK nuclease domain-containing protein, with translation MTKVNFDELFYYSFILNIFLQFINDLNLYWNVGAYISKKVEISEWGQSVVKELSEFIIKTEPEIKGFSDKNLWRMKQFYETYKNSPKLSPLVREISWSHNMVIFSRCKTPEEREFYLKKTKLESYSKRELERQITASLFERAMISKSKVSPVLREINSEHSTVFKDTYIFDFLNLPDKHSENDLKKGLIKQMKDFILEIGKDFLFMGEEYKVQVGSSDFYIDLLLYHRGLQCLVAFELKADKFKPEHLGQLNFYLEALDRDVKKGHENPSIVILLCKDKDNEVVEYALSRSLSPTMVSEYKTQLPDKKILQQKLHDLFGD, from the coding sequence ATGACTAAAGTCAATTTTGATGAATTATTTTACTACAGTTTTATACTTAATATATTCTTACAATTCATAAATGACCTAAATTTGTACTGGAATGTAGGTGCATACATTAGCAAAAAAGTTGAAATAAGTGAATGGGGACAGTCTGTTGTAAAAGAATTATCAGAATTTATTATTAAAACGGAACCTGAAATAAAAGGTTTTTCAGATAAAAACCTTTGGAGAATGAAACAGTTTTATGAAACATATAAAAATTCTCCAAAACTCTCACCACTGGTGAGAGAAATTAGCTGGAGCCACAATATGGTTATTTTTTCTCGATGTAAAACACCGGAAGAACGAGAATTTTATCTTAAAAAAACAAAACTGGAGAGTTATAGTAAAAGAGAGTTAGAACGGCAGATTACAGCAAGCTTATTTGAAAGAGCAATGATAAGTAAATCAAAAGTCTCACCGGTGTTGAGAGAAATAAATTCAGAACATAGTACTGTTTTTAAAGATACTTACATCTTTGATTTCTTAAACTTGCCTGATAAACACTCTGAGAATGATTTGAAAAAAGGTCTGATAAAACAAATGAAAGATTTTATTCTTGAAATAGGCAAGGATTTTCTTTTTATGGGAGAAGAGTATAAGGTACAAGTCGGCTCTTCGGACTTTTATATCGATCTGCTTTTGTATCATCGAGGACTACAGTGCTTAGTAGCTTTTGAACTTAAAGCAGATAAATTTAAACCGGAACATTTAGGGCAGCTTAATTTTTATCTTGAAGCACTTGATCGAGATGTCAAAAAAGGACATGAGAATCCAAGTATAGTAATTTTGTTGTGTAAAGATAAAGATAATGAGGTTGTTGAATATGCTTTAAGTAGAAGCCTTTCACCAACGATGGTTTCGGAATATAAAACTCAACTTCCAGATAAAAAAATACTTCAACAAAAATTACATGACTTATTTGGAGATTAA
- a CDS encoding NUMOD4 domain-containing protein, giving the protein MKPLNILENKYLNEVLKNYSLDNLLDEQWSPIEGFENYEISNYGRVKSLRRISHISFEREHWISEKIKKLIITKQYNNYLKTNIYNIQCGLSLNGRKYTRSVARLVYYHFVEKFDIKDRSFIISYKDNNVFNKHCNNLEKISVKDKRLTTFRQNRAKNAHVDYMRPVNQYTVEGDFIASYESIYDVEKKLGISCEGILDVVNKKILTSGTFRWFLQDSPPQKKDFCMVQNSDHVNGIFNNYLWQRLDMPIIDKNNPPPCLNLDIKDLPGEFWVPVPIPGFESRFVISNKGRLKRLSSWISNKKLVFLQEKILFQRLIVNGKKSISLSCTLSNEGKYVRIIISKLLYYCFVDKFDLSNRNLMVVNESNPQWEIDISKLTLHSANYVLKKR; this is encoded by the coding sequence ATGAAACCTCTAAATATACTAGAGAATAAATACTTAAATGAAGTTCTCAAGAACTATTCCTTAGATAACCTTTTGGATGAACAATGGAGTCCAATTGAAGGCTTTGAAAATTATGAAATTTCTAATTACGGAAGAGTAAAAAGTTTAAGAAGAATTTCACATATTTCATTTGAAAGAGAGCATTGGATTTCAGAAAAAATTAAAAAATTAATTATTACAAAACAGTATAATAATTATCTAAAAACAAATATTTATAATATACAATGTGGCTTATCTTTGAACGGCAGGAAATACACCAGATCCGTTGCTCGCTTAGTATATTATCATTTTGTTGAAAAATTTGATATCAAGGATAGATCTTTTATTATTTCCTATAAAGATAATAACGTATTTAATAAGCATTGTAATAATTTAGAAAAAATTTCGGTCAAGGATAAACGCCTTACCACTTTTCGACAGAATCGGGCAAAAAACGCACATGTTGATTACATGAGACCTGTTAATCAATATACTGTTGAAGGTGATTTCATTGCTAGTTATGAAAGTATATATGATGTAGAAAAAAAATTAGGCATTTCTTGTGAAGGCATTTTGGATGTAGTGAATAAAAAAATTTTAACTTCCGGAACATTTAGATGGTTTTTACAAGATAGTCCTCCTCAAAAAAAGGATTTTTGTATGGTTCAAAATTCAGATCATGTGAATGGTATATTTAACAACTATCTTTGGCAGAGACTTGATATGCCTATAATCGATAAAAACAATCCTCCTCCTTGTCTTAATTTGGATATTAAAGATCTTCCCGGAGAGTTCTGGGTTCCTGTACCAATTCCTGGATTTGAGTCTCGGTTTGTTATATCTAATAAAGGAAGATTAAAGCGATTAAGCTCATGGATTTCAAATAAAAAGCTTGTTTTTTTACAGGAGAAAATATTATTCCAAAGATTAATAGTTAATGGTAAAAAATCAATTTCTCTATCATGCACTTTAAGTAATGAAGGAAAATATGTTCGCATTATAATAAGTAAATTACTCTACTATTGTTTTGTAGATAAATTTGATTTATCAAATAGAAATTTAATGGTAGTTAATGAAAGTAATCCTCAATGGGAGATAGATATATCAAAGCTTACACTACATTCCGCTAATTATGTACTCAAAAAAAGATAA
- a CDS encoding methyltransferase: protein MAIFNTNFYPTPENLIRKLLEPYKITGKYEYKDNFIINGNVLEPSAGKGDITKFIEDKTRSKIYCIELEPELQQILRAEGFHVIHSDFLNYEKDMYFDFIIMNPPFDSGDLHLLKAIEIASKTKIACILNAETIKNQFSESRKRLAFFLQKYNAKIEFVENAFVDAERKTNVEVALIWLEINKKDNFFDFEYVKENEISSDFNYDFAEFEVQKND from the coding sequence ATGGCAATTTTTAATACAAATTTTTATCCAACTCCTGAAAATTTAATAAGAAAACTTTTAGAACCTTATAAAATCACTGGAAAATATGAATACAAAGACAATTTTATAATTAATGGTAACGTCTTAGAACCAAGCGCAGGAAAAGGAGACATAACAAAATTTATTGAAGATAAAACTAGATCTAAAATTTATTGTATAGAATTAGAACCAGAGCTTCAACAAATTTTACGTGCTGAAGGATTCCATGTTATACACAGTGATTTTCTAAATTATGAAAAGGATATGTATTTCGATTTTATAATTATGAATCCACCTTTTGATAGTGGAGACCTACATTTATTAAAAGCTATTGAAATTGCTTCAAAAACTAAAATAGCATGTATTCTGAATGCTGAGACAATAAAAAATCAATTTTCGGAAAGTAGAAAAAGATTAGCATTTTTCCTTCAAAAATATAATGCAAAAATTGAGTTTGTAGAAAATGCTTTTGTTGATGCTGAAAGAAAAACAAATGTAGAAGTTGCATTAATTTGGCTTGAGATCAATAAAAAAGATAATTTTTTTGATTTTGAGTACGTTAAAGAAAACGAAATTTCTTCAGATTTTAATTATGATTTTGCAGAGTTTGAAGTACAAAAAAATGATTAA
- a CDS encoding SusC/RagA family TonB-linked outer membrane protein, with amino-acid sequence MKNSYYHIGGIFFGLMLTAVSINIKAQVRAISGTVTSSGKPLQGVVISQEESDEVTITGNNGTFSLQVSAENPILLFRHPDYAEGKFALTNQTVVNISLEQKVKGIEEVILNAGYYKVKDKERTGSIAKVSAKDIENQPVTNVLSTVQGRMAGVNITQNSGVPGGGYSIQIRGRNSLRTYANSEIDGSQPLYIVDGVPVGSGMTAAYGANILSDANLNPLSNISPNDIESIEVLKDADATAIYGSRGANGVVLVTTKRARKGSLGLSVNTSYALSNSLSNLTMMNTEQYVGMRRQAYANDGISVYPANAYDINGTWEQTRYTDWFKTLLGNTSVTSNVQLSLSGGGEKTSFLVSYGHNEQTTVFAKDFRYKTNTLLGNLSHRSADNRLNFTMSTLFSKLEHNVISLDNTGSALFLAPNAPALYDAQGNINWQNNTFDNPVAAYNSTYSNNNIQFMNNFTAGYELLKNVQIRLNGGISYQTFDELSLQPSTIYNPSLGIGPANSRALQSNKSRLSYTLEPQLNWSFKKGRHQVDVLAGGTYQSDLNTQDAIQGYGFTSNAFIENIAAATTKLISDQVKTEYKYMAVFGRFNYQFDRRYIINVTGRRDGSSRFGSNRKFANFGAVGAAWLFSNESFMKELSWLSFGKLRGSYGSSGTDNIGNYQYNDTFITSTLGYNNITGLVPSKLFNPNFSWEKTVKLEAALDMGFFKDRLNITASHYRNRSSNQLVGYQLPSVTGFTSVLANLDATIQNTGWEFEIAGRPFTGAFKWETSANLSIPKNKLLSFPGLEGSTYANSYAIGQSVNIVKLYHLEGINPLNGQYIFTDYNGDGKISSPDDRQVIKNIGVEFFGGWSNNFSYKNWSLSLLVQFVKQQSRNFNYQMSSPGLMRNLPVEALNVWSPDNPNGLYMPYHATSSPLHSLFQMSDATVSDGSFIRLKNIQLSYRIPLHGKLIREAKIYFQGQNLYTWTRYFGLDPEFSSLGFLPPLKTYSFGMQVNF; translated from the coding sequence ATGAAAAATTCCTATTACCATATAGGAGGGATTTTCTTTGGGCTCATGTTGACCGCTGTAAGCATCAACATAAAAGCTCAAGTACGCGCTATTTCTGGTACAGTCACCTCATCCGGAAAACCTTTGCAGGGAGTCGTAATCTCCCAAGAGGAAAGTGATGAGGTAACCATAACCGGTAACAACGGAACCTTTTCTTTACAGGTTTCAGCAGAAAATCCCATCCTATTGTTCAGACATCCTGATTATGCTGAAGGAAAATTCGCACTCACTAATCAGACCGTCGTTAATATCAGTCTAGAACAAAAAGTAAAGGGAATCGAAGAAGTTATTCTCAACGCTGGCTACTACAAGGTTAAAGACAAAGAAAGAACCGGTAGTATCGCCAAAGTTTCAGCAAAAGATATAGAAAACCAGCCTGTCACTAATGTTTTATCAACGGTGCAGGGAAGAATGGCAGGAGTCAATATTACCCAGAATTCAGGAGTTCCGGGAGGCGGCTACAGCATCCAGATCCGGGGACGAAATAGCCTTAGAACCTATGCCAACAGTGAAATTGATGGCAGCCAGCCCTTATACATAGTGGATGGTGTCCCCGTGGGAAGCGGGATGACTGCTGCTTACGGTGCCAACATTTTGTCAGATGCCAACCTGAATCCTCTAAGTAATATCAGCCCTAATGATATCGAAAGCATTGAAGTTTTAAAAGATGCAGATGCGACTGCGATTTACGGTTCCAGAGGAGCCAATGGAGTAGTACTGGTGACCACCAAACGGGCAAGGAAAGGATCTTTGGGTCTTTCCGTCAATACTTCGTATGCACTAAGCAATAGCCTTTCCAATCTTACCATGATGAATACGGAGCAATATGTGGGAATGCGCAGGCAGGCTTATGCGAATGACGGAATTTCAGTATATCCGGCCAATGCTTATGATATCAACGGAACCTGGGAACAGACCCGTTACACGGATTGGTTCAAAACACTTCTCGGCAATACATCGGTAACTTCCAATGTCCAGCTGTCTTTATCAGGAGGAGGAGAGAAGACCTCTTTTCTGGTAAGTTACGGACACAATGAGCAGACGACTGTATTTGCTAAAGATTTCCGGTATAAAACCAATACCTTACTGGGTAACCTGTCACACCGCTCAGCAGACAACAGGCTGAATTTTACCATGTCAACACTCTTTTCAAAGCTGGAACACAATGTAATCAGCCTTGACAATACCGGCAGTGCCTTATTTCTGGCACCTAATGCCCCGGCCCTTTACGATGCTCAAGGGAATATCAACTGGCAGAACAATACCTTTGATAATCCTGTGGCCGCTTATAACAGTACCTATTCCAATAACAATATCCAGTTCATGAACAATTTCACGGCGGGTTATGAACTACTGAAAAACGTACAGATCAGACTCAATGGAGGAATTAGTTACCAGACCTTTGATGAACTGTCATTGCAACCCAGTACGATCTATAATCCATCGTTAGGGATAGGTCCTGCCAATTCCAGAGCACTACAAAGCAATAAAAGCAGGCTATCCTATACTTTGGAGCCGCAATTGAACTGGAGCTTCAAAAAAGGGCGTCATCAGGTTGATGTCCTGGCAGGAGGTACCTATCAAAGCGATCTGAATACTCAGGATGCCATACAAGGGTATGGTTTTACCAGCAATGCATTTATTGAAAATATTGCGGCGGCTACGACGAAACTGATCTCAGACCAGGTCAAAACGGAATATAAATATATGGCCGTCTTCGGAAGATTCAATTATCAGTTTGACCGCCGTTATATTATTAATGTTACAGGAAGAAGAGACGGAAGCAGCCGTTTTGGAAGTAACCGTAAGTTTGCGAATTTCGGTGCGGTAGGGGCTGCCTGGCTGTTTTCCAATGAAAGCTTTATGAAAGAACTATCCTGGCTCTCCTTCGGAAAACTGAGGGGAAGTTATGGTTCATCGGGAACTGATAATATTGGGAACTACCAGTATAACGATACGTTTATCACGTCTACCTTAGGGTATAATAATATAACAGGACTGGTTCCTTCCAAGCTCTTCAATCCTAATTTCAGCTGGGAGAAAACCGTTAAATTAGAAGCTGCACTCGACATGGGATTCTTTAAAGACAGGCTTAATATCACGGCATCTCATTACCGGAATCGCTCATCGAATCAACTGGTAGGTTATCAGCTTCCCTCGGTAACAGGGTTTACTTCAGTGCTCGCTAATCTAGATGCCACCATTCAAAATACAGGATGGGAATTTGAGATAGCGGGACGTCCGTTTACCGGAGCTTTTAAATGGGAAACATCAGCTAATCTCAGCATTCCAAAGAATAAACTTCTGTCTTTCCCGGGACTGGAAGGATCAACCTATGCTAATTCTTATGCTATAGGCCAATCCGTTAATATTGTAAAATTATATCATCTGGAAGGCATCAACCCTCTAAATGGCCAGTATATCTTTACGGATTACAATGGCGATGGTAAGATCAGTTCCCCTGATGACAGGCAGGTAATTAAAAATATAGGCGTAGAGTTTTTCGGAGGCTGGAGCAATAATTTCAGCTATAAAAACTGGTCATTGTCACTACTCGTTCAGTTTGTCAAACAGCAAAGCCGCAATTTTAATTACCAGATGTCTTCCCCCGGACTGATGCGGAATCTTCCGGTAGAAGCCCTTAATGTCTGGTCACCGGATAATCCGAATGGGCTATACATGCCGTACCACGCTACTTCGTCACCACTGCATAGTTTATTTCAGATGAGTGATGCAACCGTTTCCGATGGATCGTTCATCCGATTGAAAAATATTCAGCTCAGCTACCGGATTCCTTTACATGGAAAGCTCATCAGGGAAGCCAAGATCTACTTTCAGGGCCAGAACCTCTATACATGGACCCGGTACTTCGGGCTGGACCCCGAGTTTTCATCTTTAGGATTTCTGCCGCCTCTAAAGACCTATTCCTTCGGCATGCAGGTTAACTTTTAA
- a CDS encoding RagB/SusD family nutrient uptake outer membrane protein — translation MKLYKQFYIITGFLILNNMSSCEKLIEVELPSNQIASDQVFVDVQTADAALAGLYSGLRDNSPFAGDQSGRLLGLYTDDLDFYSTTATNGLPEIAQNLQNDSNASIYTDWSTSYKQIYVANAILEGIENSESISETDRNRIKGEALIVRSMLLLYLQQVYGDIPYPITTNYQVNQTISKTDHAQVLIQLSEDLKEAVALLQDNYRNTERIFPNRKMAELLLAKVYLLQGKWMEAELLLKGIIQSSLYQFQNDTTKVFVKSGSHILWQLKPKNSGDGTKESGIYYFNNSAPSMTALSTGLVNTFSAADLRKQYWMAPVTFNGTTWYRAEKYKNRTANTTEYSIIARLEEVYLLLAETLVQQNKIDEALPYLNKTRQRAGLAPLALPLSKEEAFTEVTLENRREFFTEMGHRFFDLKRIGKLEAALQGKPNWKPFHKLWPIPQQDILLNPNLKPQNEGY, via the coding sequence ATGAAACTTTATAAACAATTCTATATCATAACAGGATTTTTAATACTAAACAATATGAGTTCCTGTGAAAAACTCATTGAAGTAGAACTGCCTTCCAATCAGATCGCTTCCGATCAGGTATTTGTAGATGTACAGACAGCGGATGCTGCCCTGGCTGGATTATATTCAGGACTGCGTGACAATTCGCCCTTTGCAGGCGATCAGTCTGGCAGGTTATTAGGGCTTTACACCGATGACCTGGATTTTTATTCCACTACAGCAACCAACGGACTACCGGAGATAGCCCAAAACCTTCAGAACGATTCCAACGCCAGTATTTATACGGACTGGTCAACTTCGTATAAGCAGATTTATGTGGCCAATGCCATACTGGAAGGCATTGAGAACTCAGAATCCATTTCCGAAACAGACCGCAACCGAATCAAAGGAGAGGCTTTAATAGTCAGATCCATGCTGCTGTTATACCTCCAGCAGGTATACGGAGATATTCCGTATCCGATAACCACCAATTATCAGGTCAATCAAACGATTTCAAAAACTGATCATGCACAGGTGCTTATACAGCTTAGTGAAGATCTCAAAGAAGCAGTTGCTCTTCTTCAGGATAACTACAGAAATACGGAGAGGATTTTCCCTAACCGTAAAATGGCAGAACTGTTATTGGCAAAAGTCTATCTGCTACAAGGAAAATGGATGGAGGCTGAGCTTCTTTTAAAGGGTATCATTCAAAGCTCACTCTACCAGTTTCAGAATGATACTACCAAAGTCTTTGTCAAATCCGGCTCGCATATCCTCTGGCAGCTGAAGCCTAAAAACTCTGGTGACGGGACCAAAGAATCCGGAATCTATTATTTTAACAATTCAGCACCTTCGATGACCGCCCTTAGTACAGGGCTTGTCAATACGTTTTCTGCTGCGGATCTCAGAAAGCAGTACTGGATGGCCCCGGTAACATTTAACGGAACAACCTGGTACAGGGCTGAGAAATACAAAAACAGGACAGCGAATACAACGGAGTATTCAATCATTGCCAGGCTGGAAGAAGTGTATCTCCTTTTAGCAGAGACTTTGGTACAGCAAAATAAAATAGATGAAGCATTACCTTACCTCAATAAAACAAGACAGAGGGCAGGATTGGCACCATTAGCTTTGCCTTTATCAAAAGAAGAAGCGTTCACTGAGGTCACGCTGGAAAACCGAAGGGAGTTTTTTACAGAAATGGGACATCGTTTCTTCGATCTGAAAAGAATCGGAAAGCTGGAGGCAGCCTTACAGGGAAAACCCAACTGGAAGCCTTTTCATAAACTCTGGCCAATTCCCCAGCAGGACATTTTGTTAAATCCCAACTTAAAACCTCAAAATGAAGGCTATTGA
- a CDS encoding prolyl oligopeptidase family serine peptidase: MKAIDIKSLLCIVIICIGSQRFWGQYNMDSIKQRYEAFYTIAHLKVSDDNRWISFSKIYQKNTDTTVVASADKQQSIKAVLVGVSESYFLKNNYFFRLGSGKAQMINLRNGYKRDFKEVSKIEILPALGYYAILYKSRFLEVFDSKDKLITSVPNVTQLVSNKQDKLYVVVNQNNLSSVWSLHSKVFNKAYSSTHLIKKIMLMPSQKYLAVTRQQDQTSRKLQLMLLDTNTWKISKVTEGFITSDNVQVSEINNGDMFFLDFITRRKTVNLSQPQISYGTDPDLWLYRMGEQSHEYWVHDVKSGQSQKVDPDLAFMAAMDHERYFLSFDRKERNAYVGSISWYDIYLYDRYSKTSKKILSPISYLAVSRKGKYIIGFSEEEKRWIVYNTLLSTKTTIENPHIGRPTFSDDNHYVFFESENGIYRFNLYTQNLEQIPLTANKKVAILNVKEEVIYGVLGTDFRFRCIDTKLPIILEQYDQNNNETSYAQWFQDKIKVLLPATKNRVSDFKIDPQNQTVFSLEENFNSPQAIYQYHSGHKKNVYQSNRHDHEITTARQDILSYKNSLGVPIKGVLYYPLNFDAQKKYPLVVSVYEVQNKSASVYPYPYFSGIGVNIRSLIDNGYFVFLPDVVLDSRGPGFSALDCVHSGLDALKGYANIDSNRVGLMGHSFGGFGTSFIATRSHRFTAYIVGAAVTDLVKFYFSFSQERKLPNYPRFENGQFDMKVPFSQNKMLYYDNSPIANVEKLNKPILLWTGLKDGNVPYDHTEELYTGLLRNQKKAIVLYYKDQDHDLAKNSAESIDLHMRILEWWDYFLKDKKDIPWIDKEMKKDAL, translated from the coding sequence ATGAAGGCTATTGATATCAAATCGTTATTATGTATAGTGATCATCTGTATAGGGAGTCAAAGGTTTTGGGGACAATATAATATGGATTCCATAAAACAGAGATATGAAGCATTCTATACTATTGCTCATTTAAAAGTATCAGATGATAACCGATGGATTTCTTTTTCGAAGATCTATCAGAAAAATACAGACACTACGGTTGTTGCTAGTGCAGATAAACAGCAATCCATTAAAGCTGTTTTGGTAGGTGTTTCTGAAAGCTACTTTTTGAAGAATAATTATTTTTTCCGGCTGGGTAGTGGCAAAGCGCAAATGATCAATCTTCGAAACGGATATAAGAGAGATTTTAAGGAAGTTAGCAAAATAGAGATACTGCCTGCTCTGGGATATTATGCTATTTTGTATAAAAGTCGTTTTCTGGAAGTATTTGACAGCAAAGACAAACTTATTACCTCAGTTCCTAATGTGACCCAGTTGGTGAGTAATAAACAGGATAAATTATATGTAGTCGTTAATCAAAATAATCTTTCATCCGTTTGGTCTTTGCATTCAAAAGTATTTAATAAAGCCTATAGCTCTACGCATCTGATTAAAAAGATTATGCTCATGCCGTCGCAAAAGTATTTGGCAGTTACCCGGCAGCAAGACCAAACTTCTAGGAAATTACAGCTTATGTTATTGGATACGAACACGTGGAAAATTTCAAAAGTCACTGAAGGTTTTATTACATCGGATAATGTACAGGTTAGTGAGATCAATAATGGGGATATGTTTTTTTTGGATTTTATTACACGGCGTAAAACAGTTAATCTTTCTCAACCACAGATTAGTTACGGTACGGATCCTGATCTTTGGCTCTATAGAATGGGAGAGCAGTCTCATGAGTACTGGGTGCATGATGTAAAGTCAGGACAGTCTCAAAAGGTAGATCCCGATCTGGCATTTATGGCTGCTATGGATCATGAAAGATATTTTCTAAGTTTTGATCGAAAAGAAAGAAATGCCTATGTAGGATCAATTTCCTGGTATGATATCTATTTATATGACCGCTATAGTAAAACTTCAAAAAAGATACTTTCTCCGATTTCCTACCTTGCGGTTAGCCGAAAGGGTAAATACATAATAGGATTCAGTGAAGAAGAAAAACGGTGGATTGTATATAATACTTTACTATCCACAAAAACGACGATTGAAAATCCTCATATTGGGAGGCCAACTTTTAGTGATGACAATCATTATGTTTTTTTTGAAAGCGAGAATGGAATCTACAGGTTTAATCTATATACGCAAAATCTGGAACAAATACCTTTAACAGCGAATAAAAAAGTAGCGATATTAAACGTTAAAGAAGAGGTCATCTATGGGGTGTTGGGTACTGATTTTAGATTCCGATGCATTGACACAAAGCTTCCGATCATCCTTGAGCAGTATGATCAAAACAACAATGAAACATCGTATGCTCAATGGTTTCAGGATAAGATAAAGGTGCTTCTTCCGGCCACTAAAAACAGGGTAAGTGATTTCAAAATAGATCCCCAGAACCAAACGGTTTTCAGTCTGGAAGAGAATTTCAACAGTCCTCAGGCAATTTACCAATACCATAGTGGGCATAAGAAAAATGTGTATCAAAGCAATAGGCATGATCATGAGATCACTACGGCCAGGCAGGATATATTGTCATACAAGAATAGTTTGGGAGTACCCATTAAAGGAGTATTGTACTATCCGCTTAATTTTGATGCCCAAAAGAAATATCCATTGGTTGTGTCGGTCTATGAAGTTCAGAATAAAAGTGCATCGGTATATCCCTATCCCTATTTTTCGGGAATAGGGGTTAACATCCGGTCACTCATTGATAATGGTTATTTTGTTTTTCTTCCCGATGTGGTTTTGGATAGCCGGGGACCTGGGTTCTCTGCGTTGGATTGTGTGCATTCAGGACTGGATGCCTTGAAAGGATATGCCAATATTGACAGCAATAGAGTAGGACTCATGGGGCATTCATTTGGTGGTTTCGGGACCAGTTTTATTGCGACCCGCTCCCATCGTTTCACGGCCTATATTGTTGGAGCAGCCGTTACAGATCTGGTGAAATTTTATTTTTCCTTCAGTCAGGAAAGAAAGCTTCCCAATTACCCCCGCTTTGAAAACGGACAGTTTGATATGAAAGTGCCTTTTTCCCAGAACAAAATGCTCTACTACGACAATAGTCCTATTGCCAATGTAGAGAAGCTGAATAAACCGATCCTTCTCTGGACTGGACTAAAAGACGGAAACGTTCCTTATGATCATACCGAAGAATTGTATACCGGTTTACTGCGGAATCAAAAAAAGGCGATAGTACTGTATTATAAGGATCAGGATCATGATCTGGCAAAAAACAGTGCGGAGAGTATAGATCTTCATATGAGGATTCTTGAATGGTGGGATTATTTTCTGAAAGATAAAAAAGACATTCCCTGGATTGACAAAGAAATGAAAAAGGATGCCTTGTAA
- a CDS encoding DUF6520 family protein produces the protein MKKILFPALLVVLGTGTAFATKMANQTNKAIVPGYIMVPDGNGNFTCEQAGKNCSDIPTGPICQLSDGTQLKEQVSETFCDNVLREIPQ, from the coding sequence ATGAAAAAGATCCTTTTCCCTGCTTTACTAGTTGTACTAGGAACAGGAACAGCATTTGCCACCAAGATGGCAAATCAGACAAACAAAGCTATTGTACCGGGATACATTATGGTTCCGGATGGTAATGGAAATTTCACTTGTGAGCAAGCAGGTAAAAACTGTAGCGACATTCCGACAGGACCTATCTGTCAGCTATCAGATGGCACCCAGCTGAAAGAACAAGTCTCAGAAACTTTCTGCGATAATGTTTTGAGAGAAATTCCACAGTAA